AGCGCCAACGATGCCCAATACGTCGCGAATGGCTTTGACCACACGCCCATTGCGCCCGATGACTTTCCCAGCTTCGCTTTGGGGAATGCGCAGATCGAGGGTAATGCTGTGGTGACCAGTGCGTTTGCTAATTTTAATCTCGTCGGTATCGATCAGGCCTTCGACGATATATTTCAATAAATCTTCCATAGCTGCATCCTTGGGCAATAGGCGGGTGCGAGGCAAGTGGCCTCACACCCGATTCGCGAGCTTACTCGGCGCTTTTTTGACCAGGAGCGCGGAAGCCAGCGGCTTCGGCACTTTCCACGGTGTCGAACCACAATTCAGCCACGGTTGAATTGTAGTAGCGGCTACCAGGAACGTGGTACAACATTGAGTTTTGGTTGCCTTTGATGGCGTAGCCTTCGGGGGCGCTGCCATCAGCCAATGGGCGCACGCTACCAGCAAATTCGCCAGCTTCGGCTTCGGCCTTGACTGGCGCAACTACGGCTACTGGCGCAACTGCTGCTTTGCTAACAGCTTTTTTGGCCTTCTTGACTGGAGCTTCAATCTTGGCTGGAGCTTCGCCAATCAATTTGCCTTCAGCATCGACCACACCCAAGTTTTTCAACAAGCGCACTACGGTATCTGATGGTTGTGCACCAACGCTCAGCCAATAGCGAGCGCGATCTTCCTTGATGAACACAACTTTTGGTTGGGCTTGAGGATTGTAGTGGCCAATTGTTTCGATAAACTTGCCATCGCGTGGGGCATGGGAATCTGCAATAACAACACGATAAGCGGGCTTGTGTTTCATGCCCATCCGGCGCAGACGAATACGAACCATTCGAGTGTTTCCTCCAAAAGTGGCGAGTGGCTATAGGCTTAATGCTATAGGCTATCCACTAAGCAATAATTAATTAGGTGCTATAACCTACGCACTGTAGCCTATAGCCTCGGTTTATTTGAACATGCGCATCAGGTCGCGCGGGTTTTGGCCGCCCTTGCTGAAGCGTTTCATCATGCGTTGCATTTCGCGGAACTGTTTAACCAATGCGTTAACATCTTCGATGCGCGTACCGCTACCCAATGAGATCCGGCGCTTGCGGCTAGGATCTTTGAGCAAGTCGGGGTTACGGCGCTCTTTGATCGTCATCGATTGAATAATTGCTTCGATCCGTTTCATTTCGCGATCATCAAGGGCATCATCAAGCTCTTTCATTTGGCGCATTTGCTTGCCAAGTCCAGGAATCATGCCCAAGATTTGTTGGATTGGACCAAGTTTACGCATGGAATTCATTGCGCCAAGGAAATCTTCAAAGTCGAAGGTGCCTTTGCGCATCTTCTTTTGCATTTTCTTGGCTTCATCTTTATCGTAAACTTGCTCGGCTCGCTCGATCAGGGTCATCACATCGCCCATGCCCAAAATCCGTTGGGCTAGACGATCGGGGTGGAATGGTTCGATGGCATCGGTTTTTTCACCCGTCCCAAGGAACTTAATTGGCACACCAGTGACTTCGCGCATCGAGAGCGCCGCCCCACCACGGGCATCGCCGTCGATCTTGGTCATAATCAAACCAGTCAATGGCACTTTGGCATGGAAGGCTTCGGCCACTTTGACTGATTCTTGACCGATCATGGCATCGACGACCAACATAATTTCAGTTGGGCCGATGCGTTCGACGACTTGTTGTAATTCAGTCATCAAGCGTTCGTCGATTTGCAAGCGTCCGGCAGTATCGACGATCACAAAGTTGTTGCCATTGATTCGCGCTTGCCGCAAGGCGTGCTCAGCGATATCTGGCGGTGCAACCTCAGTGCCTTCGCTATAAACCGGAATATTCAATTGCTTGCCGAGCGTTTCCAACTGCTTGATCGCGGCAGGTCGGTAGATGTCGGCGGCAACCAACAATGGCGTTTTGCCTTTTTTGCGCATATACAGCGCCAACTTGGCAGCCATGGTTGTTTTACCAGCACCTTGTAACCCGACCAACATCACAATCGTCGGTTGCTCGCGGTTTTTCGATTCGTTGATCGGCACATTGGCATCACCAAGCAAGTGCACCAGCTCGTCGTGGACGATTTTGATCACTTGTTGACCAGGAGTCAAACTCTTGGTGACTTCTTCGCCAATCGCTTGTTCGCGCACCCGCGCCACAAAATCTTTGACGACTTTGAAGTTAACGTCTGCTTCCAACAAGGCCAAACGCACTTCGCGCAAGCCCGCATCAACATCAGATTCGGTTAGGCGGCCTTTGCTGCCCAACCGG
This sequence is a window from Herpetosiphon gulosus. Protein-coding genes within it:
- a CDS encoding KH domain-containing protein, which encodes MEDLLKYIVEGLIDTDEIKISKRTGHHSITLDLRIPQSEAGKVIGRNGRVVKAIRDVLGIVGARQNKRVHLEVNS
- the ffh gene encoding signal recognition particle protein, translating into MFENLSDRLTDVFNRLGSKGRLTESDVDAGLREVRLALLEADVNFKVVKDFVARVREQAIGEEVTKSLTPGQQVIKIVHDELVHLLGDANVPINESKNREQPTIVMLVGLQGAGKTTMAAKLALYMRKKGKTPLLVAADIYRPAAIKQLETLGKQLNIPVYSEGTEVAPPDIAEHALRQARINGNNFVIVDTAGRLQIDERLMTELQQVVERIGPTEIMLVVDAMIGQESVKVAEAFHAKVPLTGLIMTKIDGDARGGAALSMREVTGVPIKFLGTGEKTDAIEPFHPDRLAQRILGMGDVMTLIERAEQVYDKDEAKKMQKKMRKGTFDFEDFLGAMNSMRKLGPIQQILGMIPGLGKQMRQMKELDDALDDREMKRIEAIIQSMTIKERRNPDLLKDPSRKRRISLGSGTRIEDVNALVKQFREMQRMMKRFSKGGQNPRDLMRMFK